Genomic DNA from Panulirus ornatus isolate Po-2019 chromosome 50, ASM3632096v1, whole genome shotgun sequence:
GTACGTTTCTGCCTTCTTACAGACCAAGCCCAGACTCGCGTTACCAGCAAAGCCTAACACCTAGAGTCGACTATCATTTCGATGcctctcttcaaaaaaaaaaaaaacttttttctctgCAATACGTACCTTAATTTCTCTATCTATGAAAAACAAGTAAATCTGTATCTGGATGAATACTAAAAGAAAATCAGTCTTTCATTAATTTGAAGTTCTGGAAAAGAAATATGGTAGAATTATTGCCACTACCACCAATCTCCCTTGTTACTAACTGCACTGTTATGGATGAActacacaaccacctacaccccACCACGACAATCGTTCCATTATCATGCTACGACAGTTGCTACACCACTATTACAGCTATACTCTAACCACCACTATACATTAGAAGTCACTAATATAAAGCGTTTGTCTCCCTCGCTGGCATTTAAGCGTTTAAACTGTCAACGTGAAAAGAGCAAACTTACGGATTACCTTTGGAAAATGAAATTATCTTTTACCgcggtggatggttgtgtgtacTGAAGTTTCCTGTTGGGGGCTGGAAGTGTTCGCTAGGCGATGCTCAACTCACCGGGCTGAGAAGGACCTGTTGAGACTGGTCATGGATGTATTGGCTGGGTAGACGGTCGTCTTCAGGGACTGGGCCCTCTTCAGCGACCCGTAATCCTGGCTGTCCAGCAGGTGGTAAGACGACGAGCAGTTTGGGCAAGTCTCGTTGAAGCTTATGCTCGTGGTGAGGTTCGAGTCCAGGTTCATGGAGGAGTTGGAGCCCACAGTCACCAGGGCGCCGCTCGAGCCAAGGCTCAGCGGGCCGTATGAACTGTAACTCATGGACATGGGGAGGCCGAGACTGAAGGGCCCGCTGGAAAGCACATTGATGGTGCTGTTGGAGCCGTGTCCCGAGTTGAGGGAGGTGCGACTGTAGCCTAACTGCCGCGGCACATCACCAGCCTCGTCCAACTCTCTTTCCGTGCTGATCCTGGAGGGGCAGTTCCAGGTGGggtggagtgaggaagggagggagggaggaacaagcGGAAAGAGGGTATTGCCAGGAGTGAAGGAGGGGGTATCATGGGAAAGACAAAAGGGAAGAGGCAGTGCCAGGGAACGGAAAAGGGGCgtgagggaaaaaagggaaacaggcaagcaggtggaggaggggttttagagaggaacaaaggaaggaggCAGTGCCCGGGGTAGAGGGGCCCCACGTTACGATGGGACGAAGGGTAGGGAAAAGAGTAAGGAGAAGGGCGGATGTCAGTAAGCATCGTAACACTACAAATTAAAATGTCATATTGCAGATGTTACTATAAACTACGTCAGTGCTAACCATACGTTGTGTCTATGTTTTTAAACTACGTCAGTGCTAATCATACGTTGTGTCTATGTTTTCTATGCTATCTTGTAACGGGTAATACATTCACAGGTTAACGAAAAACACTAAAAAGAGACTAAATTTATCATCTACTATGATTTAAGACCTAAACAGATCAATTACTGGTTCACGTGAAACTATAAATGAAATTCCAAACGGCAGCCATGAACGAAGAAAATGAGCAAAATTGGAAACACTGATGACCAACTGCAATACTGACCTACCCTGTAAGTTTCATAGCTGTTTGTTGATGAACTACCCGTGACTATCTGGCTCAATGTACAGACGATTTATCTTTAAGGTGCGTATGgagacatttccttttttttttttcccccattttcgtTTTTCATGGCGACCCTCTACAAAATAGAAGTAAACATACACAGTAGAACCTAACCTTCACCAGTGTCATGATTATCATCCATGCAATATAAAGAGTCAGTAGCTCCTCTGCCAAGGTTACTGTCACCGTTTAATAAGCACACTGATACTCTACACAGAATTTATGTTTGTCTACAGTACAGTATCAGCAAGTCCCACAGTTACTACTCTATTTACGACTAAATATTCCTAACACAAATTCCCATTCCATAATAAACTTGATAAAATATGGAGTATCCAGACGATAGAGGACCAATACTGCTTCACTTATGTAGCATCACCATAAATAAAAACTTAGATTTACTGTGCTGGCTTCACCCTATTAAAGAGTACTGTGCTGGCTTCACCCTACTAAAAAATACTGTGCTAGCTTCACCCTACTAAAGTCTTTTGAGGCAAAACACCCAAGAACTTTCTTCCCTGAACGTTTGTTACGAATGCTCTTGGGCAGAGACCTCTTAGGTAAGGCTTTAGTACTCATCGTGTGCACTACAGAGACTGGTACTTACTTGATGAGTCTGGAGGGAGCAGCGAATATGCCGTGGTGCGCCTTGCACGAGAAGTACCTGCTGCCGCCGATGGCGCCGTCGTTCGTGCCACGAGGAACGTCCAGATCCACGCCGACCCAGAACCCTGAGGCGAAGTGCACAGGTCCTGTGTACCTGACGGTGCCTGTGATCACCCGTGTGGACCCACTGGCCATACCCATGTCCACGTACACACGGTCACCAGGGATAATCTTCCGGGCGGTGTTGCGAATATCTGGCGATGAAGAACGCACCAGGCGATAATGTAACGTATTATGGGATAATGTATTAGCAAAATGTGCTTACCATTAAGCAATGACGTATAAACAATAAGGATACGATGGGATCAATCATTCTTGTCTTAAGATGGGAGAAGTTAAGGTTGCCATACGATGGATTAGTTTCCTCAATAAATCTTCGTTCTTATGTAAAGATAACTTTCCCCTAATAAGTAGCAATTAAAGACGACGGAAAAGCGGAAAAGAAAATGCCACTGTGTACAGACAGGTCCAGAACTTATACATGGTTAACTCTTAAGAATAATTTACAGTCAAGTTTgcttttaagaaattcaaataataaTGAACCAAGTAGAAGTCAGGCGAGATACTATGTCCCCGTAGATCATCGTGGGTATATCACTAACCTAATCCATCCCGACAATTGACAATGATAATTCTGTGCATTTAAAATGAAAGCTGGAGATTGGATGAGAGCGATCTAACTTCTTTCTAATCATGTGCTAGTCACTTTAACAACTTTTAAGACCATAGCCAGCTCATTTTACATATAACATTTCATGGCATCCATTTCTGCAGGACAACAATCACTGCACAAGTTCCTCATTTGACTAAGACGCCAGTAACAGTTTCCGAATCCCACTGCATGAAACGCGAGCACGGACAGACCTGATGTGGAGGACGAGGGTCCATCGCTAggccacggacacacacacacacacccagagaccCGGTGGCGGCAGACTAATTACTCAAATTCCACAGATAAGGACATGTTACCAGTTGATGCCCACTGCCCTGAATTCGTTTACCAGTGTTCCCCTTCAGACGACACAATTCTTGTCTGAACTGTACATTCTTATGGTACTTCTCAAAACATTTTAACTTGATAACAAACATGATTATATCCCTTTAAATTTCTTCATTTATTGGGAggatttattaatatatataactaCATATCCACCTCTTAAAATCTGTCCTATGCTCTTCATCCTGAGACTCATATTTAGGTCACTTAATTGAAGTTCCTTATCAAGTGGAAGAAAAcgtaatcaaaatgaaaatcccCCAACATCACATACATCATTACTATATGGTATATGAGGACACGTGTGTATAGACATCTGACAcagtatacattatgtatccaTTACACTAAACTAGGAGGCAgagggagtgccacacttgatgctgtgtgtggggaggtgcagACCTTGAGCCACTCTGGATGACACCTTGGAGACGTCGACACGGCCGTGGTTGACCCGTCCCGGGGGAAGGGAGGCTGAGCGACGGGACCCGCCACTGGCCCGCTGACGCTGCGCCACCGACACGGAGCGTCCCTGCCGTGCGCCGCTCAGGTGGGGTATCTTCGTCAGGCGGTTCACAGGCACGAAGATACCTGcacaggagaaggaagaggatgtaCTTCACACAGCTGTACAACAAGTCTATCACCAAGTCACAACAAGACTTCCACACTTTTACAATGGGTGAAAGAGACCATGTGGGATCATTACACAATAAAACTAGTTAGCATATTTCtctgaaggggactaatgggtcAAGAACAGATATGGAGATGAAGTTACTCAATAATGTATTGGATCTACTGTGGCGCTTTATGTGATGGATTTATCAAATAGCCATTCTCTAACTGAATGATCCTGAAGGAGGTCCAGCGGACGAGCCAGGGTTGTGACTGACCGTAGTTCTTGGCGCAGCGGAAGTACATGACGCCCTTGACGGTGCCGTTGTGCCGGCCGGTGGGAGTCTCCAGTTCCACCCCGGCCCAAAGGCCCGTCGCGAACTCTGTCGTCCCTAcgaacctgcaggagggagagggaggattaggacACGGAGGAAAACTTTCATTAATGAATTCTTCAGAATCAGAGATTGGAAGTGAACCTCACTGATTATTTCAGTACGATATGTATCTAAAGGTACGGATATGGGTAAATTTAATGTCTTTAAGATATCATAATTGGCCTTCAAAATTATGATTCATTGTTTCCTAATGTGGTATCCTGTTGAAAAGGAAATAAGAGCAGCAATAACAACATGGTGTATCTAGAGGGATaaggaacactggtgtgtagaGAGGCACGGGGAACCAATGTGTGTACATAAGTACGGGGAACCAATGTGTGTACAGAGGCACGGGGAACCAATGTGTGTACAGAGGCACGGGGAACCATGATATCAAAGTGCCATCATACATAACAGGGCGGTCTCACCTGAGCGTGCCAGTCTTGACACCGTTCACCAGGACACGATCACCCAACTTCAGCCCCATGGCCTTGAGAACCGCCTTGCCTGAGGAGCCCTGGCTGCTGGTGCAGGCGTGGCTGACGGTGTGGGCATGGGAGGCcgtgggtgagaggagggagcggAGCTTAGCGATGACATCCTGCACGTCAGGAACCAACTCGTACTGGTCGGGGGCCGGGATGCACTCTGTCGGTCAACGAGACAACTACAGTTCGCCGTTACCAACTGTAGCATTTGATCTGGTGTTGTGGAGCTTTTACAGACCTAGAACCTATTGGCTATCAAATCcttttcaacatgaaaaaaaagatatataaacaaaCTACTTACATACACGTAAATATTTTGTTTCTCAAAAATATAGTAAAACTTACATACTATTTTTATATATGAACGCAGCCCTACATACACGTAAATATTTTGTTTCTCAAAAATATAGTAAAACTTACATACTATTTTTATATATGAACGCAGCCCTGAAATATTTTTTGTGCTATTCTATATAAAATTCTAACAGACATCTGATCACACGCGGCATCAAAACCTCCCAGGAACTTATAAACAAGTGGTAGACTATTGCAAGTAACTTACAGGAAAATATAAACGTCTCCACTCCCAAAGTCCTCATGCTTTCCCTCCTATGTCTTCTTTCCTATCGTCAGTGCTTTAAAACAGTCCACCTTACTTGCTGAACTGGTTACTGCCACTAGACTGACACAAATCCTCCCGACAAAGCATCATCCTGACCCAATATGGACCCAGATAACAATCTGGGTCTTCCATGTttagcacctcacacacacatacagacacggtCTGATGAAACACGATTACTTACGAGCTAAGCCGACAGAACGAACACGGAGGCCGTTGTTAAGTTTGGATGAACGCGTGTAGGTTCTGTTACCCATGCTTAAATGGGGCTAAATTCATTATCAAGACCTTTTAATACAATACTGTGTCAGAAAACCTCACTAGAACGTTAATCATTGAACAGGATGTACATTACAATCGCCTggacgcgcgcgcgcatgtgtgtgtgtctgtgtgcgcgtgtgtgtgtaacaagaaGAAAGACTGGTAGGCGTATGGCCTGAGAAAACTTGATCATGGGAACACCTATGCAACACCCCTTACGGGTGGAGCGGGCAGGAGCAACGTACGGAAGGGTGTGCGTCCCTGAGTGtcggtgagggtgaggagggcgcCGTGCTGCAGCAAGACGCGCACAGCCGCCAGGCTCAGGTTAGCCGCAGCGATGTGGAGAGGCGCCCCTCCGGAGTACTCCAGGCACGCGTCGTTGATACTCACACCTGTTTTATTCAAGACGATGGTCAggcctcagtatatatatatatatatatatatatatatatatatatatatatatatatatatatatatcatttccttttAAGCATTACTAAACCATACCATTTCCAGAATTATACTTCCAGAGACAGATGTTATAAGATTGGGGGCCCCTGCCAGGCTTGGAAGTCGCGATTCGAGCATTAACGCTCATTTTGATAATTCCATAACGGAATACGAATTCAGTGGCAAACACTAACCCTTGTGGCGGTGACTAGGTTTGAGAGAGGGGTGGTGTAGCTCACCGTGTGGGTCCTGGAGGAGCAGGTCCAGGACGAGGGCGACGTCGAAGTAGGCGGCGTAGTGCAGGGCCGTCATGTGGGTCCAGCGACATCTCTGGTGGACGTCCGCGCCTGCGTTCAGCAGTTGCTtcaccacctgcaacacaccataaaacacaccatcataaccacacTCTTCAACTACAACAACTAATGTCCTGTAGTTGGCCCCCCACAGACCTCACACTTACCTCATTCCTTCAGTAAACCAGGCAACGTTCACCGGGAGGAACTGGAGACATCCCAGTGTCATTGCTCGCGACACCAATGTCATCGCTCTAACTCACCCGCTAGACTACAGCAGGATCGACCCCATTACCAGGACAGACGACACATGAACATCCTGGACACATTTTATTGAGATCTGATTACAAATATtactttaaatattttttttttttttttttttcaaactattcgccatttcccgcgttagcgaggtagcgttaagaacagaggactgggccattgagggaatatcctcacctggcccccttctctgttccttcttttggaaaattaaaaaatttttttaatatatataaatatatat
This window encodes:
- the LOC139764559 gene encoding CAP-Gly domain-containing linker protein 3-like, translated to MVVVGVSDERGEGRCPGPSLAHYPGSHKYSPKGDYPPGYDSDSNSDHSSSGRGSGGSDLGSEVDRDGSRLEDSGRYSCDGCHSDNQTPSPAAQQQDRDAAPSHPAPSNTNKKAHTPEQPKAASHHKSDSQEQKEVLAHRREPRSAPVTHPPVDAPLCGQCARRDLAFFDPVCIGCASLLRRPTTTPAHVFAVMRQWVPQVQHNIHHFVNQLLGMGCHVDDRDALTDMTLLHYAVKAGSNGVGDPPTALLVVKQLLNAGADVHQRCRWTHMTALHYAAYFDVALVLDLLLQDPHGVSINDACLEYSGGAPLHIAAANLSLAAVRVLLQHGALLTLTDTQGRTPFQCIPAPDQYELVPDVQDVIAKLRSLLSPTASHAHTVSHACTSSQGSSGKAVLKAMGLKLGDRVLVNGVKTGTLRFVGTTEFATGLWAGVELETPTGRHNGTVKGVMYFRCAKNYGIFVPVNRLTKIPHLSGARQGRSVSVAQRQRASGGSRRSASLPPGRVNHGRVDVSKVSSRVAQDIRNTARKIIPGDRVYVDMGMASGSTRVITGTVRYTGPVHFASGFWVGVDLDVPRGTNDGAIGGSRYFSCKAHHGIFAAPSRLIKISTERELDEAGDVPRQLGYSRTSLNSGHGSNSTINVLSSGPFSLGLPMSMSYSSYGPLSLGSSGALVTVGSNSSMNLDSNLTTSISFNETCPNCSSSYHLLDSQDYGSLKRAQSLKTTVYPANTSMTSLNRSFSARYVTSRQRQEELERAAEERKKEQTWCDPPVLPPATPRDQRKKRENQHWLELGHNVFYKNEVGVIKYIGRVDFEQGTWLGVELRAAKGRHDGMVQGRRYFTCRPRHGIMVKPSKVYVRGINGAKLVKPEQDYE